Genomic segment of Mytilus edulis chromosome 12, xbMytEdul2.2, whole genome shotgun sequence:
ATCAGTTGCTGTAAATTTAAGTCTATtagtttcaatattttaaatttgcatccttattatcttaaaattctttaaaataaacacaATCAAGGACTTTCTCTATTCCTGTCACAATCGAagcctttaaaaaaacaaattacataaaaaaaaaaactctttttatttttaaataagacaTACGAATAATTTtaatcaatgtaaacaatattacattatattttctGATATTCCTTTtttcctaaataaaaaaaaatcattcctaaacaataaaaagtaccaaaatccaattttaaagaattttaagataataaggatactattttatttgaaatcagttattttaaacatttcaagaTACGTCTTTCAATTagaatttacaatatttttcaatatgagaagaaatatttgcattttaggcaactatttgaaatttagtatctttttcctagAAATAAACATATTCTAAAAAACAACCAATGCTGATGTATAAAAAGTACTTACATCATATTGCGGTTTATAATTTGCACatgtatcaaaataaagcaataactgaCTGCATTCtcattccacaaaaataaaagtttaagtatctTAAATCTTATCATATCTAAATTCTAATTGAAAGACGTATCTTGAAATGttcaaaataactgatttcaaataaaatagtatgatttttaataagaaaaaaaattaatcttggttattttaaacaatgcgaatacAATTtgagtatgatttctctgacattatttttattttatgaaacaaattattctaaactataaaaagtacaaaaatccaatggttGACAATAATTCCCATTCAAATGAAGAAATGATTGCATTATggttcaacaaaatcaaaagtaaatacATACTTATCCttcaaatattcacattttatacaaaattagTCATAAAAAGGCTtttataacaactgattgcaattgCAGATACAATATGAGAAGACTTATTTGCATTTAACAtcaggcaacgcgtacaaaaacgTAATGTCTTTTTTCCTcaaagtaaacatattttatgaagaacaatCAATCCTGATGTACACAAAGTACTGCAATCTTATGGCggttaattatttatttcaaaataaagcaataactgcattctaATTCCACAAAAAAACTCTTaatatatctcaattctaataagAATACTTGTCTTAAGATGGTAACAataattgatttcaaataaaatagtatctttttttaataaaatcaagaATAGTAGCATTATTTATTGGATGAAAACTAAGTTTATACCCCAAAACAtcaattttaaaacattgaaCGTTGCATACTTCAAATACTAATTTTGTAAATAATCTTGAACTTCATCCAAGTTATGTATTATTTTCAAGGGAGCTAAATTCAAGTGCAACATGTAAATGTACTGACCTGCAAAAGTTCTTATCATGTTCATCCAATTTCACCTGAATAGATGCACACTTGATAAAGCTAGTTTTATTAGAGaaatattgtgtatatttttatcgttttgtaaatatttaaaagattCTAATATTTACGTACTAAAAAGTGTGTAAAAATACagtgttaggcaatctataattgTATGTGTGTgattgaattaatctctgtactgattaatccacactgtcatagatttgtatgtcatgtgctgctatttataggcatttaaaaaaacacgtgtctcatgtctatctctagattagccttccgtgacaaggtaacactacgactattgaagttatattttaatatagcggatgtggtcgagtggtctagaccgctggacatgaggctaagcgatacgctgatacaattttaaaatttccaaacacggcgcaaagattactaAGATATGCCAAAATGAAAGTAGTTATTCTcgttgtgaactggcacaactctagatttccaaaggttgtgacagttgagatgttataactgcattgagggcagtcctcaaacaaaaagatcaaaaatgtcctaaccgatccaggatggtataaattagacaacggtagggcaattacaacagaaactacatatttaagcctccgtGAACGTGGCAACGTACTTATTTATACATCATCCCGAATCAATGGAAACCTataatttaaactgttatttttaaaaataatttcgaactgtaaagccagtactacATCCGGCGTTGTTTGAAACAGGTGGTCACAGGAAAATGAAGGactcgttctatgttttttcatttatgccctctggggaaactgtccgtaactttcttatccaaaatctttcccgagcgactctgtcgaccttcgaccaaccctcgttgtggtctatgattgtgatggtaaggtttttgagatcagcttgtgtgtgtccaggtgatctcaaatgacgacttacgggtaggtcgggcttgcaagtgtagtcacttcgatgaccattcatgcgtttgttaaatggttgctctgtctcgccaacatactgcatgccacatcgacactgaaggaggtataatacaacattctgggttttgcaagttacattgcaatatatagtgtacacagacccagtcgagtggcaagtgaatgtttgagtattcagtatttgttgacaagtcaggcaacgtctgttaccacatgacttgcaccatcctgcaattgaacagcttttatttgaggagacgtcagctctaacaaataagtctttcagacttgctggtctccgaaaagctaagacaggaggattgggaaagatcttggataatttagggtgtttggcaatagtttgccaattggcacggatcaaacgtgaaaggttattAAAGGCTGGATTGTATGTAAGAACAAACGGGACTATTTTGCTGCGCTTCTTCCGTTTGTATTGTAAGaggtcattgcggctgttattgttagcgcgcgcaaaccccttatctatgtccaatttcttataacctcgttttgtcaaaaatccgcgaagttcctgtaaccgtttcgtgacagcctcctcagaggagcaaatccgcttgactctgagagcttgactgtacgggatactttttgtacagtgttttGGGTGACAGCTTTGGGGAGAAAGGTATTGATGTTTATCTGTGGGTTTACAATAGaggtctgttgatatgacaccgtCCTTTATAGATGTGGTTGTGTCTAAGAAAGATATCTTAGAGTCGGAAATTTCATACGTAAATTTAATTGAATGGTGGGCATTGTTTGCATATCTGATGAAATCATCCAGTTTTTGTTGAGATTcaatccatttcatgtcaacatcatcaatgaaacggaaccaagacaaaggtttggataaagatgctgcaataatttgtttttctaatttgcccATGAAAATATTGGCGTAAGACGGTGCCATTTTCGTCCCCATCGCTGTCCCGTTAATTTGAAGGTAATGATCACCATTAAAGGTGAAATTGTTGCATTTCAGGACCAGAGTTAGTAGCTGGACTAAACATTCAGTAGGTGGTTCTAAAATGTTTCGAGAGTCCCATATTTCCCTACAAGATTGTATGCCGTCATCATGAGGTATGTTGGTATACAATGAGGTGACATCTAAAGTGACAAGGAGGGTGTCCGGAGGAAGAGGGTTCATGGATTCCATTTTACGAAGATAATCTGTAGTGTCTTGAATGTGGGAGGGAAGATTTTCTACATGAGATCTTAAATGAAAATCGACGAATTCCGAGATTTTCTCAGTCGGATGGCCGTTTGCGGATACAATGGGTCTACCAGGGTTGTTAACCTTGTGTATTTTGGGAAGAAGATACAATCGACCAGGCTTGGCATTCTCTGGCTTGAAATAACCAATTGTATCCTCATCTATGTGACCGTCATTGTACATGGTTTGTAACGCAGTGATAATTTTGGAGCTAAACTCGGAAGTAGGGTCATAGTCTAGTTTCTTATAAAATATCTCATCAGAGAGCTGACGCACTGCTTCCGCGATGTAGTTAGCTTTGTCCATTATCACAACGGCACTGCCCTTGTCTGCTGGTTTTATCACAATATCATCTCGGTTTCTCAGCGATTGTATGGCTTTTTTCTCGTCAGGGTTCTCGTCTCGTCTGACGAGAAAAAAGCCACACAATCGCTGAGAAACCGAGATGATATTGTGATAAAACCAGCAGACAAGGGCAGTGCCGTTGTGATAATGGACAAAGCTAACTACATCGCGGAAGCAGTGCGTCAGCTCTCTGATGAGAGATTTTATAAGAAGCTAGACTATGACCCTTCTTCCGAGTTTAGCTCCAAAATTATCACTGCGTTACAAACCATGTACAATGACGGTCACATAGATGAGGATACAATTGGTTATTTAAAGCAAGAGAATGCCAAGTCTGGTCGATTGTATCTTCTTCTCAAAATACACAAGGTTAACAACCCTGGTAGACCCATTGTATCCGCAAACGGCCATCCGACTGAGAAAATCTCGGAATTCGTCGATTTTCATTTAAGATCTCATGTAGAAAATCTCCCCTCCCACATTCAAGACACTACAGATTATCTTCGTAAAATGGAATCCATGAACCCTCTTCCTCCGGAAACCCTCCTTGTCACTTTAGATGTCACCTCATTGTATACCAACATACCTCATGATGACGGCATACAATCTTGTAGGGAAATATGGGACTCTCGCAACATTTTAGAACCACCTACTGAATGTTTAGTCCAGCTACTAACTCTGGTCCTGAAATGCAACAATTTCACTTTTAATGGTGATCATTACCTTCAAATTAACGGGACAGCGATGGGGACGAAAATGGCACCGTCTTACGCCAATATTTTCATGGGCAAATTAGAAAAACCAATTAT
This window contains:
- the LOC139497503 gene encoding uncharacterized protein, which codes for MRRDENPDEKKAIQSLRNRDDIVIKPADKGSAVVIMDKANYIAEAVRQLSDEIFYKKLDYDPTSEFSSKIITALQTMYNDGHIDEDTIGYFKPENAKPGRLYLLPKIHKVNNPGRPIVSANGHPTEKISEFVDFHLRSHVENLPSHIQDTTDYLRKMESMNPLPPDTLLVTLDVTSLYTNIPHDDGIQSCREIWDSRNILEPPTECLVQLLTLVLKCNNFTFNGDHYLQINGTAMGTKMAPSYANIFMGKLEKQIIAASLSKPLSWFRFIDDVDMKWIESQQKLDDFIRYANNAHHSIKFTYEISDSKISFLDTTTSIKDGVISTDLYYESVNHYNILDGDFNCKLDKTNHRNPSHNRDDIGRK